A portion of the Rubeoparvulum massiliense genome contains these proteins:
- the trxA gene encoding thioredoxin has translation MAIVHVSDNDFQTNVSSGTVLVDFWAPWCGPCKMIAPVLEEIDGEVGDRLKIAKLNVDENPAVSGQYGIMSIPTLMVFKNGEVVDKIIGFQPKEALMAKLQKHL, from the coding sequence ATGGCAATTGTGCATGTAAGTGATAATGACTTCCAAACAAATGTGAGCAGCGGTACAGTACTCGTAGACTTCTGGGCTCCATGGTGCGGACCATGTAAAATGATTGCACCAGTATTGGAAGAGATCGATGGCGAAGTTGGTGATCGTTTAAAGATTGCTAAACTAAATGTGGATGAAAATCCAGCTGTTTCTGGTCAATATGGGATCATGAGTATTCCAACATTGATGGTCTTTAAAAATGGCGAGGTTGTTGACAAGATCATTGGCTTCCAACCTAAGGAAGCATTAATGGCTAAATTACAAAAGCATCTATAA
- a CDS encoding electron transfer flavoprotein subunit alpha/FixB family protein: MKKTVVTVAEKKGEQLRQVSLEAIAAARLIAGEEGRILSVILGDADESTLKALAQHGADEIIHVQHEALSTYTTDAYFQALKQVLEAQKPDAFVLGHTAMGKDLAPRLAARFQQGLITDCIGIEQVGDEIQYLRPIYAGKAFEKKTFLTEIHVVTIRPNNIPILSADEGRNVMVQQFEVEIHDLRTIVREVIQKATAGVDLAEAKIVVAGGRGVKSAEGFAPLRELADLLGGAVGASRGACDAEYCDYSLQIGQTGKVVTPTLYIACGISGAIQHLAGMSNSKVIVAINKDPEAPIFQVADYGIVGDLFEVVPLFTEELRSML, translated from the coding sequence ATGAAAAAGACTGTGGTAACCGTTGCAGAGAAAAAAGGTGAACAGCTACGGCAAGTATCCCTTGAGGCCATTGCAGCAGCCCGCCTTATCGCAGGTGAGGAGGGTAGGATACTCTCTGTTATTCTAGGTGATGCTGATGAGAGCACCCTCAAAGCATTGGCCCAGCATGGTGCTGATGAAATAATACATGTGCAGCATGAAGCACTATCCACATATACCACCGATGCCTATTTTCAAGCGCTAAAGCAAGTGTTGGAGGCACAGAAGCCAGATGCCTTCGTACTCGGACACACTGCGATGGGTAAGGATCTGGCGCCACGTTTAGCCGCTCGTTTTCAACAGGGCTTGATCACAGACTGTATTGGAATCGAGCAGGTAGGTGATGAGATTCAGTATTTAAGACCCATCTATGCAGGAAAAGCCTTTGAAAAGAAAACTTTTCTCACAGAGATTCACGTTGTAACCATTCGCCCCAATAATATTCCAATCCTATCAGCAGATGAAGGACGGAATGTGATGGTACAGCAGTTTGAAGTGGAGATCCACGATCTACGCACCATTGTCCGCGAAGTAATTCAGAAAGCTACCGCAGGAGTGGACTTAGCGGAGGCCAAAATTGTTGTTGCAGGCGGGCGTGGTGTGAAGAGTGCTGAGGGCTTTGCACCGCTGCGGGAGTTAGCTGATTTACTTGGCGGTGCTGTAGGTGCATCAAGAGGTGCTTGTGATGCAGAGTACTGTGATTATTCTCTGCAAATTGGGCAAACTGGTAAGGTAGTCACACCTACCCTGTATATTGCTTGCGGAATTTCTGGCGCGATTCAACACTTAGCTGGTATGAGTAATTCCAAGGTGATCGTGGCGATTAATAAGGATCCGGAGGCTCCCATCTTTCAGGTTGCTGATTATGGGATTGTAGGTGATTTATTTGAGGTGGTTCCTTTATTTACAGAGGAGCTACGGAGCATGCTCTAA
- a CDS encoding enoyl-CoA hydratase has protein sequence MMNHLQFRKEEGIGWVSINHPPANALNRASLEELEQLFAQMEEDQSIRAVILHGEGRFFAAGADIKEFTQIDTVEAGIEMARLGQQLFNTIEGFNRPVIAAIHGAALGGGLELAMSCHIRLGTPETKLGLPELNLGLIPGWGGTQRLPRLVGKARALEMILTSRIIDGEEGYRIGLLNRLVTQDQLLDEALHLAQAICGKSKLTVIKALEAVRETEHSFLDEGLIKEAEFFGQSFSSKDMREGVQAFLEKRAPHFVDE, from the coding sequence ATTATGAATCATCTGCAATTTCGTAAGGAGGAGGGCATCGGCTGGGTTTCGATTAACCACCCTCCAGCCAATGCCTTGAATCGAGCAAGCTTGGAAGAACTGGAGCAGCTTTTTGCACAGATGGAAGAGGATCAATCGATCCGAGCAGTTATTCTCCATGGCGAAGGACGCTTCTTCGCTGCAGGGGCAGATATTAAGGAATTTACTCAGATCGATACCGTAGAAGCGGGTATCGAGATGGCACGGTTGGGGCAGCAACTCTTCAATACAATTGAAGGCTTTAATCGCCCTGTAATCGCTGCCATTCATGGAGCAGCATTAGGTGGAGGACTAGAATTGGCCATGTCCTGCCATATTCGACTGGGAACACCTGAGACGAAACTGGGTTTGCCTGAACTAAATTTAGGTTTAATTCCTGGTTGGGGTGGGACGCAACGTCTACCTCGCCTTGTGGGGAAGGCAAGGGCACTAGAAATGATTTTAACCAGTCGGATCATTGATGGAGAAGAGGGATACCGAATCGGTTTACTCAATCGTCTCGTTACCCAGGATCAATTGTTAGATGAAGCTCTCCATCTCGCTCAAGCGATTTGTGGAAAGAGTAAATTAACGGTGATCAAGGCCTTAGAAGCGGTACGTGAGACGGAGCACTCTTTTCTAGATGAGGGATTGATAAAGGAAGCTGAATTTTTTGGCCAGTCATTTTCATCGAAGGACATGCGTGAAGGCGTCCAAGCATTCTTGGAGAAACGTGCACCCCATTTTGTTGATGAATAA
- a CDS encoding electron transfer flavoprotein subunit beta/FixA family protein, giving the protein MNFYVLMKQTFDTEEKIILKDRKISDEGVEYIINPYDEYAVEEAIRLREAHGGEVTVISVGSERVESSLRTALAMGADRAIRLSIGDDGEEHELDEYTVSQLLYQILKDQPYQLILAGNMAVDDGSGQVGARVAELLGIPQVTTIVKIAIQGDEVMVDRDVEGDTEIIATALPLLVTAQQGLNEPRYPSLQGIMKAKKKPLDVLTLEDLGVTWEEVASKTKKVDTFLPPPKQAGRILKGELQEQVKELVHRLQHEAKVISLD; this is encoded by the coding sequence ATGAACTTCTATGTTTTAATGAAGCAGACCTTTGATACCGAGGAGAAAATCATTCTAAAGGACAGAAAGATTAGTGACGAAGGGGTGGAGTATATTATCAACCCCTATGATGAATATGCGGTGGAGGAAGCGATACGCCTCCGTGAAGCTCATGGCGGTGAGGTGACTGTAATCTCAGTGGGATCTGAACGGGTAGAGAGCTCACTGCGCACTGCCCTTGCCATGGGAGCTGACCGTGCCATCCGTCTTAGCATCGGGGATGATGGAGAGGAGCATGAGCTTGATGAGTACACGGTCTCACAGCTTCTCTATCAGATCCTCAAGGATCAACCTTACCAGCTGATCTTGGCGGGCAATATGGCAGTTGATGATGGCTCTGGCCAGGTGGGTGCTAGGGTAGCAGAACTCCTCGGCATTCCACAGGTCACCACCATCGTGAAGATTGCGATTCAGGGCGATGAAGTAATGGTGGATCGGGATGTGGAAGGAGATACAGAGATTATTGCCACCGCTCTACCTTTGCTAGTGACAGCGCAGCAAGGCCTCAATGAACCGCGCTATCCTTCCCTGCAAGGGATTATGAAAGCAAAGAAGAAGCCCTTGGATGTTCTTACATTAGAAGATCTTGGTGTGACATGGGAAGAGGTGGCAAGTAAAACAAAGAAGGTGGACACCTTCTTACCACCACCTAAACAGGCAGGTCGTATATTAAAAGGGGAACTTCAGGAGCAAGTGAAGGAATTGGTCCATCGCTTGCAGCATGAGGCAAAAGTAATCAGCCTGGATTAA